A window of Sutcliffiella cohnii contains these coding sequences:
- a CDS encoding glycoside hydrolase family 10 protein, which yields MKMKKGLKYIWITILLFSLIVPMFNSQAKAAEQMNPKHEMRAAWIATVQNIDIRSGMNETAYTAWVVETLDFLKGKNFNAIIYQVKPTSDTFYPSNIDPWSKYITGKSQDTDPGYDPLAIMIEEAHNRGIEVHAWVNPYRITMPGETLESLADKNVAKKNPEWVVYHGRQYYLNPGIPEVRDYLISVVEELVENYDIEAVHMDDYFYPYRIAGQEFPDQEQYELYGEGFDHIDDWRRDNVNRLVADLNNAIKNKKEWVQFGISPFGVWRNIANDPTGSRTTAGQTNYDDLYADTRQWIKDGSIDYITPQIYWSRGFAAADYTILLDWWSNEVNTYAYNTPVNLYIGTADYKVADNFDQNWYNPYELAGQILDNRANGTALGQMHFSLRQIIKNNIGYANILENEIYTTKAITPATPWNNDSLPQKPNTVHAHKEDGQITLTIDDKKHSDARRYVIYRFEGNKEGDYNNPANIVDVIYTKDGVTTFTDTTIEDGKSYTYGVTSLSNTGVESKHARAVRVLNQ from the coding sequence ATGAAAATGAAAAAAGGACTGAAGTACATATGGATTACGATCTTATTGTTCAGCTTGATCGTTCCTATGTTCAACAGTCAAGCAAAGGCGGCAGAGCAAATGAATCCGAAACACGAAATGCGTGCAGCGTGGATCGCAACTGTACAAAATATTGACATTCGATCTGGTATGAATGAAACAGCTTATACAGCTTGGGTTGTAGAAACGTTAGATTTTTTAAAAGGAAAAAACTTTAATGCTATTATTTATCAAGTGAAACCAACATCAGATACGTTTTATCCTTCCAATATCGATCCGTGGTCTAAGTACATTACTGGAAAATCGCAAGATACGGACCCTGGATATGATCCGTTGGCGATTATGATTGAAGAGGCACATAATCGTGGCATCGAAGTGCACGCTTGGGTAAACCCTTATCGTATTACAATGCCAGGAGAAACATTAGAAAGCTTAGCGGACAAAAATGTAGCGAAAAAGAATCCAGAGTGGGTTGTATATCACGGGCGTCAGTACTATTTAAATCCAGGTATTCCAGAAGTAAGAGATTACCTCATTAGCGTAGTCGAGGAATTAGTAGAAAACTACGATATCGAAGCAGTACATATGGATGACTACTTCTATCCATATCGTATTGCAGGCCAAGAGTTCCCTGATCAGGAGCAATATGAGCTATACGGTGAAGGATTCGATCATATTGACGATTGGAGAAGAGATAACGTTAACCGATTAGTTGCCGATTTAAATAATGCGATCAAAAACAAAAAAGAATGGGTACAATTTGGTATTTCACCATTTGGCGTATGGCGTAATATTGCAAACGATCCGACAGGAAGTAGAACAACGGCTGGTCAAACAAACTATGACGACCTTTACGCAGATACGAGACAGTGGATTAAGGACGGTTCTATTGACTATATAACACCACAAATCTACTGGAGCCGTGGATTTGCTGCCGCAGACTATACCATTCTATTAGACTGGTGGAGCAATGAGGTGAACACATACGCTTACAACACCCCAGTTAACCTATATATCGGTACTGCAGATTATAAAGTAGCAGATAATTTTGACCAAAACTGGTATAACCCTTATGAATTAGCAGGGCAAATTTTAGACAACAGAGCAAATGGAACAGCATTAGGGCAAATGCATTTTTCACTAAGACAAATTATTAAAAATAACATTGGCTACGCAAATATTTTAGAAAATGAAATTTACACAACGAAAGCAATAACTCCTGCAACACCTTGGAACAACGATTCACTACCGCAAAAACCAAATACTGTTCATGCACATAAAGAAGATGGACAGATAACACTTACAATTGACGATAAGAAACATTCCGACGCTAGACGCTATGTTATTTATCGATTTGAAGGAAATAAAGAAGGAGACTACAACAACCCTGCGAATATAGTAGACGTTATTTATACAAAGGATGGCGTTACAACATTTACTGACACAACAATTGAAGATGGAAAATCTTATACGTACGGTGTAACTTCCCTGTCTAACACTGGGGTAGAAAGTAAACATGCAAGGGCAGTAAGAGTGTTAAACCAATAA
- a CDS encoding cell wall hydrolase, with product MAVVKATSADKALLARLLRAEAEGEGVNGMLLVGAVGINRIRANCSDFIGLRTIPEMIYQQHAFEAVQHGYFYQRARESEIRLAERAVKGERPWPAKYSLWYFRPPGDCPPTWYNQPLVGRYKLHCFYEPTGAECENVYNTF from the coding sequence GTGGCGGTCGTAAAAGCTACGAGTGCAGATAAAGCTCTTTTAGCACGGTTACTACGGGCGGAAGCAGAAGGGGAAGGAGTTAATGGTATGTTACTCGTTGGAGCGGTAGGAATTAATAGAATTCGTGCAAACTGCTCCGATTTTATAGGGTTACGAACGATTCCTGAAATGATTTATCAACAACATGCTTTTGAAGCGGTACAACATGGGTATTTTTATCAACGTGCACGAGAAAGCGAAATACGCTTGGCGGAACGCGCTGTAAAAGGAGAAAGGCCTTGGCCAGCAAAATATAGTTTATGGTATTTTAGACCTCCAGGTGATTGTCCTCCAACTTGGTACAATCAACCACTAGTAGGGCGTTACAAGCTCCATTGCTTCTATGAACCGACAGGGGCTGAATGTGAAAATGTTTATAATACGTTTTAA